A region of Syntrophales bacterium DNA encodes the following proteins:
- a CDS encoding cohesin domain-containing protein: MNGNERRQTGRQIPRFLRAGALLGFVFALVFWGSPVFGEELTIPDQRAKAGQDIRVPLVVDQVEHLAGVKLVIAYNKELLTFKGGARSKSTDSMMHVINDKTPGKLIVVMAAARGISGKDVTLLTLFFSLKKGLTDNRETLLETAEVQLMGDDLKDIPCKTKSGKITIIGDSH, encoded by the coding sequence ATGAACGGAAATGAGCGCCGACAGACAGGACGACAGATCCCCCGTTTTTTACGGGCGGGCGCGCTGCTGGGGTTTGTGTTTGCGCTCGTTTTTTGGGGTTCTCCCGTTTTCGGGGAGGAACTGACGATCCCCGACCAGCGGGCCAAAGCGGGACAGGATATCCGCGTTCCCTTGGTCGTCGATCAGGTGGAGCATCTCGCCGGCGTCAAGCTGGTTATTGCTTATAACAAGGAACTGCTCACGTTTAAGGGAGGCGCCCGGTCGAAAAGCACCGATTCGATGATGCACGTCATCAACGACAAAACCCCGGGCAAACTGATCGTAGTCATGGCGGCCGCCCGGGGAATATCGGGCAAGGACGTCACCTTGCTTACGCTCTTTTTTTCCCTAAAAAAGGGTTTGACCGATAATCGCGAAACCCTGCTCGAAACTGCGGAAGTGCAGCTTATGGGCGACGACCTCAAGGACATCCCCTGCAAGACAAAATCAGGCAAAATCACTATAATTGGGGACAGCCACTAA
- the gspE gene encoding type II secretion system ATPase GspE has translation MTAPLGFSTEGHTGQPAAAPGELLLQEKALTEAAGLDARLAVLGVPGDIIAEARTQAQENDGGIVDFFLQKKALSESSLLTALGEEWGIPFWKKLPVDHIDTDFTAHFPIQHLKKQKAVPLIDTPQGAVIAVNDPYNFQAIDDICRILHLPERVVVLATQEEINAAINIAYDLSRSTAKEFFEEISGESTDSLISEIEEKGDLLDETSDAPIIKLLNLLLSGAVKDRASDIHIEPYQGNVRVRYRIDGILYDILSLPRKIHSPLVSRVKVMASLNIAEKRLPQDGRIEIKIADRSVDIRVSTIPTSFGERVVLRLLDKTSSVLRLSDLGMDDEKVSSFNSLIKSPYGIILVTGPTGSGKTTTLYAALSSINSPEVNIITIEDPVEYQIEGIGQIQVNPKIDLTFAQGLRSIVRQDPDVILIGEVRDRETAEIAIQSSLTGHLVFSTLHTNDASSAVTRLIDMGIEPYLVTSSVIAIIAQRLVRVLCPKCKEAYIPDEESLINLGLGRKNHSETVFYRRTGCAACMNTGYRGRTAIFEVLILDDAMKRMILKTSDSNQIQDEAVRRGMATLLADGAKKVREGTTTIEEVFRVTRILKREEDIEEVV, from the coding sequence ATGACCGCGCCGTTGGGTTTTTCGACTGAAGGGCATACCGGCCAGCCGGCTGCCGCGCCGGGCGAGTTGCTGCTCCAGGAAAAGGCGCTGACTGAAGCGGCTGGCCTCGATGCCCGTCTTGCGGTTCTTGGAGTTCCGGGGGATATCATTGCCGAGGCGCGGACGCAGGCGCAGGAAAACGACGGCGGGATCGTTGATTTTTTCCTGCAGAAGAAGGCGCTGTCCGAAAGCAGCCTCCTCACGGCGCTGGGGGAGGAGTGGGGAATCCCGTTCTGGAAAAAACTCCCGGTTGACCACATCGACACAGATTTCACCGCCCATTTTCCGATTCAGCACCTGAAAAAACAAAAGGCCGTTCCGCTTATCGATACGCCGCAAGGGGCGGTCATTGCCGTCAACGATCCCTATAATTTTCAGGCGATTGACGATATCTGCCGGATTTTGCACCTGCCGGAGCGGGTGGTGGTGCTGGCAACGCAGGAGGAGATCAACGCGGCGATCAACATCGCCTATGACCTCAGCCGCAGCACGGCTAAGGAGTTTTTCGAGGAAATTTCCGGTGAGTCAACGGACAGCCTCATCTCCGAGATCGAGGAAAAGGGCGATCTGCTTGACGAAACCAGCGACGCCCCGATCATCAAGCTGCTTAATCTGCTGCTTTCCGGGGCGGTCAAGGACCGGGCGAGCGACATCCATATCGAACCGTACCAGGGAAACGTGCGGGTGCGCTACCGGATCGACGGCATCCTCTACGATATCCTGAGTCTGCCCCGCAAGATCCATTCGCCGCTCGTCTCCCGCGTCAAGGTCATGGCGAGCCTCAATATCGCGGAAAAGAGGCTCCCGCAGGACGGCCGGATCGAAATCAAGATCGCTGACCGGAGTGTGGACATCCGCGTCTCGACGATCCCCACCTCGTTCGGGGAGCGGGTCGTGCTGAGACTCCTCGACAAGACCTCGTCGGTGCTGAGACTCTCCGATCTGGGGATGGACGATGAGAAAGTTAGTTCTTTCAATAGTTTAATTAAATCGCCTTACGGAATTATCCTTGTCACGGGGCCGACCGGAAGCGGCAAGACGACGACCCTCTACGCGGCGCTTTCCAGCATCAACAGCCCGGAGGTGAACATCATCACGATCGAAGACCCCGTCGAGTACCAGATCGAGGGGATCGGCCAGATCCAGGTGAACCCGAAGATTGATCTGACCTTTGCCCAAGGGTTGCGTTCCATCGTTCGCCAGGACCCGGACGTGATCCTGATCGGCGAGGTGCGCGACCGGGAGACGGCGGAGATCGCGATTCAGTCGTCGCTTACCGGCCATCTCGTCTTTTCGACGCTGCACACCAACGATGCATCCTCTGCAGTGACGCGCCTTATCGACATGGGGATCGAGCCGTACCTTGTCACCTCATCCGTCATTGCGATCATTGCCCAGCGGCTCGTCCGGGTGCTTTGCCCGAAGTGCAAGGAGGCCTACATCCCCGACGAGGAGTCGCTTATCAATCTGGGACTGGGCAGAAAAAACCATTCGGAAACGGTATTTTACCGGCGAACCGGCTGTGCGGCCTGCATGAACACCGGCTACCGGGGGCGGACGGCGATCTTCGAGGTGCTGATCCTCGATGATGCCATGAAACGAATGATTCTGAAGACTTCCGATTCCAACCAGATTCAGGACGAGGCTGTCCGGCGCGGAATGGCGACGCTGCTTGCCGACGGCGCCAAAAAGGTGCGGGAGGGGACGACAACGATCGAAGAGGTCTTCCGCGTCACCCGTATCCTGAAGCGTGAGGAAGACATCGAGGAAGTTGTTTAA
- a CDS encoding tetratricopeptide repeat protein, which yields MSYINEALRKAQTEKDNCYGKVDYAASLPPERRRRPWQKPIAIFAATIVIVAAGALLAVKFFLAPVSVSVAQKLPASSAERGTALAGSTGKQAALPMPKPAAVLAADDAALKTSVAKPSAADSKKVQDEKKAAEIKRRQEEAALAQRSGNFSTAKTLYGEILTLDEDNVEALNNLGVVYLAEKKGDKALALFRRAVLLKRDYLDPYYNMACLYAQKNDIDQSLWYLKMAISIDKEVMNWVKKDADMKKVVASPKFKEIDGGVRN from the coding sequence AAGATAATTGCTATGGGAAGGTGGATTATGCTGCTTCCCTCCCTCCCGAAAGGCGGAGGCGCCCGTGGCAAAAACCGATTGCGATTTTTGCTGCGACTATCGTAATTGTTGCCGCGGGGGCGCTGCTGGCCGTTAAATTTTTTTTGGCGCCGGTGTCCGTGTCCGTTGCTCAAAAGCTCCCGGCGTCATCGGCAGAGCGGGGAACAGCCTTAGCCGGTTCGACAGGGAAACAAGCGGCGCTCCCAATGCCAAAGCCGGCGGCGGTTCTCGCGGCAGATGACGCCGCCCTGAAGACGAGCGTGGCAAAGCCTTCTGCCGCCGACAGCAAGAAGGTGCAGGACGAGAAAAAGGCTGCGGAGATAAAGCGTCGTCAGGAAGAGGCGGCGCTTGCCCAGCGCAGCGGCAATTTCAGCACGGCCAAGACCCTCTACGGGGAAATATTGACCCTTGATGAAGATAATGTGGAGGCGCTGAACAATCTCGGGGTTGTTTATCTGGCCGAAAAAAAGGGCGACAAGGCACTGGCCCTGTTTCGCCGGGCGGTTTTGCTGAAGAGGGACTATTTGGATCCGTATTACAACATGGCCTGTCTTTACGCGCAGAAAAATGATATTGATCAGAGCCTCTGGTATCTCAAGATGGCGATATCTATAGACAAAGAAGTTATGAATTGGGTAAAAAAGGATGCCGACATGAAAAAGGTGGTAGCATCGCCTAAATTTAAGGAAATAGATGGAGGGGTAAGAAACTGA
- the gspD gene encoding type II secretion system secretin GspD, which produces MPSLSIIEERIAVARGRESAGESLEGLRKRGKSSSLLRPLSALLRQTRRTLRGGNAVVNKSRYSVLVAAFVIFAALFVLLPGVSGAARIAGEEQPVTTAPAPSAIAPQKTAAEKNAAEKVTKTVAPAKTVEAVKPAEGNVQAPRTPAHAIPAPVQSQERGPRFGAGPSLGVQQPASGATASPVNQPAAAGQASPAAQQNAAASTAVSPAAAGSGRYVTIDFDNVDITVFIKFVSELTGRNFVVDEKVKGKVTVISPKKIAVAEVYKVFESVLDIYGFATVEAGEVIKIIPALDARGKNLELRLKRESIAPEDKIVTQILSLQHATPDDMKKVLDPLISKTSVVLSYPPAGMLIITDVLSNIKRLQDIVTALDVEGVGELISYIPLKYASATEMAKSLAMVFQKQVGPGRVNISPVRVVADDRTNALIILAAENDMARIRELLDLMDKEVPRGSGTIRVYYLQNAKAEDLVKVLTGLPQQAKPTGAAGAAAAASSSGAVFSKNVQIMADKSTNSLIVTADPADYLIIEDVIQKLDITRPMVYLEGLIMEVNAEKGFKLGVEWQGANAVSYDGKTGAIIGGVSGDKGSYGIAQGLIANKGLPSGLSFGVIGQMITVATIGAVPITFPNLGAFIQAYQSDSDFRILSTPQLLVLDNEDAEITVGENVPYVSRQDSGVVGVTGTTNYSSYEYKDVGVTLKVTPQINKDGFVRMKLDQTVTKVVSQSASVDSAGSQVLTPTTLKRTAKTTIVVKSGETVVIGGMIQDDSESGTYKVPLLGDIPLLGWLFKSKSTSAKRTNLFVFITPRIIEQPEDARKIKDEKMDYMKTIQEGTIRTMPQKKTEAREKQ; this is translated from the coding sequence ATGCCATCATTAAGCATAATTGAGGAACGAATTGCAGTTGCAAGAGGGAGGGAGAGCGCCGGGGAGAGCCTGGAAGGTCTCCGGAAGCGTGGAAAATCTTCATCCCTGCTAAGGCCGTTATCCGCTCTTTTAAGACAGACCAGGCGGACGTTGCGTGGGGGGAACGCCGTTGTCAATAAATCAAGGTATTCCGTCCTTGTCGCGGCCTTCGTGATTTTTGCCGCCCTGTTTGTTTTACTGCCGGGTGTTTCCGGCGCTGCCCGCATCGCGGGTGAGGAGCAGCCGGTCACAACCGCACCGGCGCCATCCGCGATTGCGCCGCAAAAAACAGCCGCAGAAAAGAATGCCGCGGAGAAAGTGACAAAGACAGTTGCCCCGGCCAAGACAGTCGAAGCCGTGAAGCCGGCTGAGGGAAATGTGCAGGCGCCGCGCACCCCCGCACATGCGATTCCGGCGCCGGTGCAGAGTCAGGAACGAGGTCCGCGCTTCGGGGCAGGACCGTCCCTTGGGGTGCAGCAGCCCGCCTCCGGAGCAACGGCGTCGCCAGTTAATCAACCAGCGGCGGCGGGACAGGCATCCCCGGCCGCTCAACAGAACGCCGCCGCTTCGACTGCTGTCTCTCCGGCTGCCGCCGGGTCGGGCCGGTACGTGACAATCGACTTCGACAATGTGGATATAACTGTTTTTATTAAGTTTGTCAGCGAACTGACCGGCAGGAACTTTGTTGTTGACGAAAAGGTCAAGGGGAAGGTGACGGTCATCTCCCCGAAGAAGATCGCCGTTGCCGAGGTTTACAAGGTGTTCGAGTCGGTTCTCGATATCTACGGTTTTGCCACGGTCGAGGCTGGTGAGGTGATCAAGATTATTCCCGCCCTGGATGCCCGGGGGAAGAACCTGGAGCTTCGGCTCAAAAGAGAGAGTATTGCGCCCGAGGACAAGATCGTGACGCAGATCCTCTCCCTCCAGCACGCGACCCCCGACGATATGAAGAAGGTGCTCGACCCCTTGATCTCCAAGACGAGCGTTGTTCTGTCCTACCCGCCGGCGGGGATGCTGATCATTACCGATGTCCTCTCCAACATCAAGCGTCTTCAGGATATCGTGACTGCCCTCGACGTGGAAGGGGTCGGAGAGCTGATCTCGTACATTCCCCTGAAGTACGCCTCGGCGACGGAGATGGCCAAATCCCTGGCGATGGTTTTTCAGAAGCAGGTCGGCCCCGGCAGGGTGAACATTTCCCCGGTCAGGGTCGTCGCGGATGATCGCACCAACGCGCTGATTATCCTGGCGGCGGAAAACGACATGGCGAGAATCCGGGAGCTCCTGGACCTTATGGACAAGGAGGTTCCCAGAGGGTCAGGGACGATCCGCGTCTATTATCTCCAGAACGCCAAGGCGGAGGATCTGGTCAAGGTTCTCACAGGTCTTCCCCAGCAGGCAAAACCCACCGGTGCGGCGGGGGCCGCTGCCGCGGCTTCATCTTCGGGCGCCGTCTTCTCCAAGAATGTCCAGATCATGGCGGATAAGTCCACGAATTCGCTGATTGTTACTGCCGATCCAGCGGACTACTTGATCATCGAGGATGTGATCCAGAAATTGGACATCACCCGACCTATGGTCTATCTGGAAGGGCTGATCATGGAGGTGAATGCGGAGAAGGGTTTCAAGCTTGGAGTCGAATGGCAGGGAGCGAACGCGGTTTCGTATGACGGCAAGACTGGGGCCATAATCGGTGGCGTCAGCGGAGATAAGGGATCTTATGGCATTGCCCAGGGTCTTATTGCAAATAAAGGTTTACCTTCCGGGCTATCATTCGGTGTGATTGGCCAGATGATCACGGTTGCAACCATTGGGGCCGTTCCGATAACATTTCCCAATCTCGGAGCCTTTATTCAGGCTTATCAGAGCGATTCGGATTTCAGGATTCTCTCCACACCGCAATTGCTGGTGCTTGACAACGAAGACGCGGAGATTACCGTTGGGGAGAATGTTCCCTATGTATCCCGCCAGGATTCAGGGGTGGTGGGAGTGACCGGAACGACGAATTACAGCAGCTACGAATACAAGGACGTTGGCGTTACGCTCAAGGTCACCCCCCAGATCAACAAGGACGGGTTTGTCCGGATGAAGCTCGACCAGACCGTTACGAAGGTCGTTTCCCAGTCCGCATCTGTGGACTCAGCGGGAAGCCAGGTGCTGACGCCGACAACCCTGAAGCGCACCGCCAAGACGACCATTGTGGTCAAGAGCGGGGAGACGGTCGTTATCGGCGGGATGATCCAGGACGATTCCGAAAGCGGAACGTACAAGGTGCCTCTTTTGGGAGACATCCCGCTTCTGGGATGGCTTTTTAAATCAAAATCCACTTCGGCTAAAAGGACTAATCTGTTTGTCTTCATCACCCCCCGGATTATCGAGCAGCCGGAAGACGCCCGCAAGATCAAGGATGAGAAGATGGATTATATGAAGACCATTCAGGAAGGCACGATCCGGACGATGCCGCAGAAGAAGACGGAGGCTAGGGAGAAGCAATGA
- a CDS encoding AMP-binding protein: MEFVRKTIWELVEEIVARYPERDALIHRERGVRCSYRRLKLHAERAARGLIALGLGKGDKIALWAPNIPEWIIAFLGIAASGGVVVPVDPGMREDDLRFILEQSECRGIIMAAGMEGQEYVEMLRKIKDELPLLRETITISDEIFPDMLPWTELSAHGEGVTKERFESAVAGVRPADPVAIMFTSGTTGRPKGVVLNHLGLLNKSLFSNERQGLTHTDRLCLFFPLFHMFGSTCIALSGLIQGAALIMPAAAFAPPKILQAIREEGCTAIYGSPSMIIALLENPEFRKEDWALVKRGVLGGAPCPVELMRKLVEDVGVSEIAVAYGTTEASSWLTMTLSGDPVELRVGTIGTSLACNEVKIVDPQTGEDLPVGSAGEICTRGFLMQGYYRMPGATANAIDHDGWYHTGDLGRMDERGYVYITGRLKDVIRRDGLEIYPSEIEDVLYRHPEIAEAQVFGFPHPEKGQEAAAWVRLKEGSLLTEQQVASYLQGVVPPDKMPGNVRIVASFPMTRSGKVQKFKLAELIGDSH, translated from the coding sequence ATGGAGTTCGTAAGGAAGACTATCTGGGAGTTGGTGGAGGAAATTGTCGCGCGCTATCCCGAGCGGGACGCCCTGATCCATCGGGAACGAGGCGTGCGCTGCAGCTATCGGCGGCTGAAGCTGCATGCGGAAAGGGCCGCACGGGGGCTGATCGCGCTGGGACTCGGGAAAGGGGACAAGATCGCCTTATGGGCGCCGAATATCCCGGAGTGGATCATCGCCTTTCTCGGCATCGCCGCCAGCGGGGGAGTCGTTGTTCCAGTGGACCCAGGGATGCGGGAAGACGACCTGCGCTTCATTCTGGAGCAGTCCGAATGCCGGGGCATCATCATGGCCGCCGGAATGGAGGGGCAGGAATATGTGGAGATGCTCCGCAAGATCAAAGATGAACTGCCCCTTTTACGTGAGACAATTACCATCTCCGACGAAATTTTCCCCGATATGCTCCCGTGGACTGAACTCTCCGCGCACGGGGAAGGCGTCACGAAGGAGCGTTTCGAAAGCGCCGTCGCGGGGGTGCGTCCGGCGGATCCGGTTGCCATTATGTTTACCTCCGGCACAACGGGCCGGCCGAAGGGGGTGGTGCTAAACCATCTCGGGCTCCTCAACAAATCGCTTTTTTCCAACGAGCGTCAGGGCCTCACTCATACCGACCGGCTTTGCCTCTTCTTTCCCCTTTTTCACATGTTCGGGAGCACCTGCATCGCCCTTTCGGGCCTGATCCAGGGGGCGGCGCTGATCATGCCCGCCGCTGCCTTTGCCCCCCCGAAAATTCTCCAAGCCATTCGGGAAGAGGGCTGCACAGCCATTTACGGCTCTCCCTCCATGATTATCGCCCTACTGGAAAACCCGGAATTCCGCAAGGAGGACTGGGCCTTGGTGAAGCGGGGGGTGTTGGGCGGCGCTCCCTGTCCCGTCGAACTGATGCGAAAACTGGTGGAGGACGTGGGTGTCTCCGAAATCGCGGTCGCCTATGGAACTACCGAGGCCAGTTCGTGGCTGACCATGACCCTCTCGGGCGACCCCGTTGAGCTGCGGGTAGGAACGATCGGAACCTCCCTTGCCTGCAATGAGGTCAAAATAGTCGATCCGCAAACCGGCGAAGATCTGCCGGTGGGAAGCGCCGGGGAAATCTGCACCCGCGGCTTTCTGATGCAGGGATACTATCGAATGCCGGGCGCGACGGCAAACGCCATCGACCATGACGGCTGGTACCATACCGGGGATCTGGGGCGGATGGATGAGCGGGGGTATGTTTACATCACCGGGCGGCTGAAGGATGTGATCCGCAGAGACGGGCTGGAAATCTATCCATCGGAAATAGAAGATGTTTTGTACAGACATCCGGAGATCGCCGAGGCACAGGTCTTCGGCTTTCCCCATCCGGAAAAGGGGCAGGAGGCGGCAGCGTGGGTGCGGTTGAAAGAGGGCTCGCTCCTTACCGAACAGCAGGTGGCCTCTTACCTGCAAGGAGTCGTGCCCCCCGACAAAATGCCCGGCAACGTCAGAATCGTCGCAAGCTTCCCGATGACCAGAAGCGGCAAGGTTCAGAAATTCAAGCTCGCCGAATTAATTGGGGACAGCCACTAA